ACTTGCCCGACCCGCTCTCACCCACCAGCGCGACCGACTCACCGTGCCCGACACGGAGCGAAACTCCGCGCAGCGCATGCAGTTTGCCGTCGCCGTCGGTCGATCGGTCGAGCCAACGTCGGGCCACCGAGAAGGTCTTGGTGACGTCGCGCAGTACCACCGAGGGCGGCATCTCGGTCCGGTCCCCGGTCATGGCCGGGAACATCTCGCTGGTGTTGCTCACCGCGGCCCCCAACTTCTCGGTGACCTCGGGGAACGGGCGGATGCACGCGCTGACTCGTTCGGCCGCCACCGCGATCGGATCCGGTGGCGCGGCATTGCATTCCTCGGTGGACAACGCGCACCGGGGTACGAACGCGCATCCGGCAAGCGGATTCACCGCGCTCGGCACCGCGCCGGCGAGCGCTGCCAGCGGACGGTCCCGCTCGGTGTCGAGCGTCAGCCGGGACCGCAACAACCCATGGGTATAGGGGTGAGCCGGGGCCGCCAGCACTGCCGCACTCGGGCCGATCTCGGCGATCCGGCCGGCGTAGAGCACCGCGATGCGGTCGGCGATCTGCGCGGCCACCCCGAGGTCGTGGGTGATCAGCACGATGCTGCAACCGATTTCGTCCCGCAGGCGCCGCAGGAGGCGCAGCACCTGGGCCTGGACGGTGACGTCGAGCGCGGTGGTCGGTTCGTCGGCGACGATGAGGTCTGGGTCACCGGCGATCGCGATCGCGATCATCACGCGCTGGCGCAGTCCGCCGGACAGTTCGTGCGGGAACGCCCGCATCCGCCGCCCGGGCTCAGGGATGCCGACGGCGGTCAGCAGGCGCAGCGCCTCGTCCTCGCTGCCCGCGGCCTCGGCCACCTGTTTGCCGATGCGCATGGTCGGGTTCAGCGACGTCATCGGGTCCTGGAACACCGCGCCGAGGTCGAGGCGGCGCACTTTGCGCAGCGCCTTCGCATCACCGCGGACCATGTCGGAGCCGGCCACCCGAACCGTACCGGTCGTGGTGGCGTTGTCCGGCAGCAGGCCGAGCAGGCTGAAGCCCAGAACACTTTTGCCCGAACCGGATTCGCCGACCAGCCCCAGGATCTCACCGGGTGCGATGGACAGGGAGACCCCGCGCAGGGCGTGGATGGCACGCCCGTTACGGCGAAACGTCACCCGCAGGTCACCGACAGCCGCGATCGGGTCCCGCACCGGCGGCACCGCGGCGGGTGCGTCGGCTTCGGAGACGGCGATGCCCATCGGAACGCTCCTGCGGCTGGAAGTCGAAGTGGCCCGAGCGGCCGGTTCGACGTGGCGAAAGGAGCGGCACTCCG
Above is a window of Mycolicibacterium baixiangningiae DNA encoding:
- a CDS encoding dipeptide ABC transporter ATP-binding protein, which translates into the protein MGIAVSEADAPAAVPPVRDPIAAVGDLRVTFRRNGRAIHALRGVSLSIAPGEILGLVGESGSGKSVLGFSLLGLLPDNATTTGTVRVAGSDMVRGDAKALRKVRRLDLGAVFQDPMTSLNPTMRIGKQVAEAAGSEDEALRLLTAVGIPEPGRRMRAFPHELSGGLRQRVMIAIAIAGDPDLIVADEPTTALDVTVQAQVLRLLRRLRDEIGCSIVLITHDLGVAAQIADRIAVLYAGRIAEIGPSAAVLAAPAHPYTHGLLRSRLTLDTERDRPLAALAGAVPSAVNPLAGCAFVPRCALSTEECNAAPPDPIAVAAERVSACIRPFPEVTEKLGAAVSNTSEMFPAMTGDRTEMPPSVVLRDVTKTFSVARRWLDRSTDGDGKLHALRGVSLRVGHGESVALVGESGSGKSTLLRVIAGLEPPSTGSVELAGGQRPQMVFQDAGASLTPWLSVGELIAERLRSTGLSRARRRERVAEVLERVGLPAEVAKSRAGQLSGGQRQRVSLARATVVPPSVLLCDEPTSALDVSLAASVLNLIGDLRRSLDMSVVFVTHDLSVARVVADRIAVMYLGRIVEIGPAERVIAQPAHPYTQALVDSIPDLGREPRPLAGEPASPLSPPTGCAFHPRCPLAIDACDDTGLDVRLEGFPGNPHQVACIERKAG